From the genome of Triticum aestivum cultivar Chinese Spring chromosome 3B, IWGSC CS RefSeq v2.1, whole genome shotgun sequence, one region includes:
- the LOC123069087 gene encoding cytochrome P450 734A6 isoform X2, translated as MMRWWWIAAAAAALAYVAAKLMEVLWWRPRRVEEHFARQGIRGPPYRFFIGCVREMVALMVAASAKPMPPPYRSHNVLPRVLAFYHHWKKIYGSTFLIWFGPTPRLAVADPDLIREILLSRAEHFDRYESHPMVRQLEGEGLVSLRGEKWAHHRRVLAPTFHMENLKMLLPFIGKTVVDMAEKWVTMADPASGEVEIDVSEWFQIVTEDAITRTAFGRSYEDGKAVFKLQTQLMAFASEAFRKVFIPGYRFLPTKKNTSSWKLDKEIRKNLVTLIGRRQEATDDERLQGCAKDLLGLMINASSNGGRRRQPVSPISVNDIVEECKTFFFAGKQTTSNLLTWTTVVLAMHPEWQERARQEVLEVCGAHDIPCREQLAKLKTLGMILNETLRLYPPAVATVRRAKSNVVLGGYHIPRDTELLIPIMAVHHDARLWGPDATQFNPARFADGVARAAKHPTAFIPFGLGARMCIGQNLALLEAKLTVAIILQRFEFRLSPKYVHAPTVLMLLHPQYGAPVIFRSRSSSQTPDHHL; from the exons ATGATGCGCTGGTGGtggatcgcggcggcggcggcggcgctggcgtacGTGGCGGCCAAGCTGATGGAGGTGCTGTGGTGGCGGCCGCGGCGCGTGGAGGAGCACTTCGCGCGGCAGGGGATCAGGGGCCCGCCCTACCGCTTCTTCATCGGGTGCGTCCGGGAGATGGTGGCGCTCATGGTGGCCGCCTCCGCCAAGCCAATGCCGCCACCCTACCGCTCCCACAACGTCCTCCCCCGCGTCCTCGCCTTCTACCACCACTGGAAGAAAATCTACG GCTCCACGTTCCTCATATGGTTCGGCCCGACGCCGCGGCTCGCCGTCGCCGACCCCGACCTCATCCGGGAGATCCTCCTCTCGCGCGCCGAGCACTTCGACCGCTACGAGTCGCATCCCATGGTGCGGCAGCTCGAGGGGGAGGGGCTCGTCAGCCTGCGCGGCGAGAAGTGGGCGCACCACCGCAGGGTGCTCGCGCCCACCTTCCACATGGAGAACCTCAAG ATGCTGCTGCCGTTCATCGGGAAGACGGTGGTGGACATGGCGGAGAAGTGGGTCACCATGGCCGACCCCGCGTCCGGTGAGGTCGAGATCGACGTGTCCGAGTGGTTCCAGATCGTGACAGAGGACGCCATCACGCGCACGGCCTTCGGCCGGAGCTACGAGGACGGCAAGGCAGTCTTCAAGCTCCAGACGCAGCTCATGGCCTTCGCCTCCGAGGCATTCCGCAAGGTCTTCATCCCTGGATACAG GTTCTTGCCGACCAAGAAGAACACGAGCTCGTGGAAACTGGACAAGGAGATCAGGAAGAACCTGGTGACGCTCATCGGCCGGCGGCAGGAGGCCACGGACGACGAGAGGCTCCAAGGGTGCGCCAAGGACCTCCTCGGCCTCATGATCAACGCCAGCAGCAACGGCGGCAGGAGACGGCAGCCGGTTAGCCCCATCAGCGTGAATGACATCGTGGAGGAGTGCAAGACGTTCTTCTTCGCCGGCAAGCAGACGACGTCCAACCTCCTGACATGGACCACCGTGGTGCTCGCCATGCACCCGGAGTGGCAGGAGCGTGCCAGGCAGGAGGTCCTCGAAGTCTGCGGCGCACACGACATCCCCTGCCGCGAGCAGCTCGCCAAGCTCAAGACT CTCGGCATGATCCTGAACGAGACGCTGCGGCTGTACCCTCCGGCGGTGGCGACGGTGCGGCGGGCCAAGTCCAACGTGGTGCTCGGCGGTTACCACATCCCGCGCGACACGGAGCTGCTGATCCCCATCATGGCCGTGCACCACGACGCGCGGCTGTGGGGGCCGGACGCGACCCAGTTCAACCCGGCACGGTTCGCGGACGGCGTGGCGCGGGCGGCCAAGCACCCGACGGCCTTCATACCCTTCGGGCTGGGGGCGCGGATGTGCATCGGCCAGAACCTGGCGCTCCTGGAGGCCAAGCTCACGGTGGCCATCATCCTCCAGCGGTTCGAGTTCCGGCTGTCGCCCAAGTACGTCCACGCGCCGACGGTGCTGATGCTCCTCCACCCGCAGTACGGCGCGCCCGTGATCTTCCGATCCCGCTCATCATCCCAGACGCCAGATCATCACCTGTGA
- the LOC123069087 gene encoding cytochrome P450 734A6 isoform X1: MHLFMPAFFYLHVCTHAMPAFLLVPCAFMPHWHFCSLISGTSNLAVCIYVCIFVPMSCHAMPCQRLVDADVAEHGLPRQSLTPLFACLLVAHGHLILLLLTGSTFLIWFGPTPRLAVADPDLIREILLSRAEHFDRYESHPMVRQLEGEGLVSLRGEKWAHHRRVLAPTFHMENLKMLLPFIGKTVVDMAEKWVTMADPASGEVEIDVSEWFQIVTEDAITRTAFGRSYEDGKAVFKLQTQLMAFASEAFRKVFIPGYRFLPTKKNTSSWKLDKEIRKNLVTLIGRRQEATDDERLQGCAKDLLGLMINASSNGGRRRQPVSPISVNDIVEECKTFFFAGKQTTSNLLTWTTVVLAMHPEWQERARQEVLEVCGAHDIPCREQLAKLKTLGMILNETLRLYPPAVATVRRAKSNVVLGGYHIPRDTELLIPIMAVHHDARLWGPDATQFNPARFADGVARAAKHPTAFIPFGLGARMCIGQNLALLEAKLTVAIILQRFEFRLSPKYVHAPTVLMLLHPQYGAPVIFRSRSSSQTPDHHL; the protein is encoded by the exons ATGCATCTTTTTATGCCTGCATTTTTCTACTTACATGTATGTACCCATGCCATGCCAGCGTTTCTCCTGGTGCCTTGTGCGTTCATGCCGCATTGGCATTTTTGCAGCTTAATTAGCGGTACCAGTAACCTTGCTGTATGTATTTATGTCTGTATTTTTGTGCCCATGTCATGTCATGCCATGCCATGCCAGCGTCTGGTGGATGCTGATGTGGCGGAACATGGCCTCCCTCGTCAATCATTGACCCCCTTGTTTGCTTGCCTGCTTGTCGCTCACGGCCACTTAATTTTGCTGCTGCTCACAGGCTCCACGTTCCTCATATGGTTCGGCCCGACGCCGCGGCTCGCCGTCGCCGACCCCGACCTCATCCGGGAGATCCTCCTCTCGCGCGCCGAGCACTTCGACCGCTACGAGTCGCATCCCATGGTGCGGCAGCTCGAGGGGGAGGGGCTCGTCAGCCTGCGCGGCGAGAAGTGGGCGCACCACCGCAGGGTGCTCGCGCCCACCTTCCACATGGAGAACCTCAAG ATGCTGCTGCCGTTCATCGGGAAGACGGTGGTGGACATGGCGGAGAAGTGGGTCACCATGGCCGACCCCGCGTCCGGTGAGGTCGAGATCGACGTGTCCGAGTGGTTCCAGATCGTGACAGAGGACGCCATCACGCGCACGGCCTTCGGCCGGAGCTACGAGGACGGCAAGGCAGTCTTCAAGCTCCAGACGCAGCTCATGGCCTTCGCCTCCGAGGCATTCCGCAAGGTCTTCATCCCTGGATACAG GTTCTTGCCGACCAAGAAGAACACGAGCTCGTGGAAACTGGACAAGGAGATCAGGAAGAACCTGGTGACGCTCATCGGCCGGCGGCAGGAGGCCACGGACGACGAGAGGCTCCAAGGGTGCGCCAAGGACCTCCTCGGCCTCATGATCAACGCCAGCAGCAACGGCGGCAGGAGACGGCAGCCGGTTAGCCCCATCAGCGTGAATGACATCGTGGAGGAGTGCAAGACGTTCTTCTTCGCCGGCAAGCAGACGACGTCCAACCTCCTGACATGGACCACCGTGGTGCTCGCCATGCACCCGGAGTGGCAGGAGCGTGCCAGGCAGGAGGTCCTCGAAGTCTGCGGCGCACACGACATCCCCTGCCGCGAGCAGCTCGCCAAGCTCAAGACT CTCGGCATGATCCTGAACGAGACGCTGCGGCTGTACCCTCCGGCGGTGGCGACGGTGCGGCGGGCCAAGTCCAACGTGGTGCTCGGCGGTTACCACATCCCGCGCGACACGGAGCTGCTGATCCCCATCATGGCCGTGCACCACGACGCGCGGCTGTGGGGGCCGGACGCGACCCAGTTCAACCCGGCACGGTTCGCGGACGGCGTGGCGCGGGCGGCCAAGCACCCGACGGCCTTCATACCCTTCGGGCTGGGGGCGCGGATGTGCATCGGCCAGAACCTGGCGCTCCTGGAGGCCAAGCTCACGGTGGCCATCATCCTCCAGCGGTTCGAGTTCCGGCTGTCGCCCAAGTACGTCCACGCGCCGACGGTGCTGATGCTCCTCCACCCGCAGTACGGCGCGCCCGTGATCTTCCGATCCCGCTCATCATCCCAGACGCCAGATCATCACCTGTGA